GAACAGAATCAGCGCCTTCAACAAATCGTTGACGCACAGGCGAAAGAGATTCAAACGCTGAAAAAACGCGTGCATGAGTTGGAACGGCAACTCCAGCAGAAGAGTCATAACAGCAGCAAACCTCCATCCAGTGACGGGCTTCGCAAGCCTCCCAATCTGCGGACTCCTGGCGGTCCCAAAGGCGCACCGAAAGGCCATCCGGGGACGACGCTCCATGTTATCGACAATCCGGATGAAGTCGTGGTCTGCGAATTAACCACCTGCCCGGACTGTTTAGGCTCGCTCGCAGATGCCCCTTGTGTGGGGGAAGAACGGCGTCAAGAATTCGACCTTCCCGTGTCCCGCATCTGGACCACCGAGTTTCGTGCCGAGCAGCGCTATTGCGCTTGCTGCCAAAAAGTCCAGCGTGCAGCCTTCCCGTCCCACATCACTGCTCCGGCCCAATATGGCCCCCGGATGGCGGCGTGGACGGTGTATTTGCATGCCTTTCACTTTCTTCCGCTTCAGCGGATGGCTCAGCTCTTCGAGGACTGGACCACGTATCGGCCCAGCGAAGGTACCTTGCTTTCCTTTTTAGAGACCGCCCATGACCGGTTCGCTCCCATCGAAGAGCATATCCGTACCCAGTTGCATCAGAAAGTCAAAGTCCATGCGGATGAAACCGGGTGCCGGGTCGGCGGACGGACTCAGTGGATGCATGTCATGTCCGACGAAACGTATACCTTGCTCCAGCTGCACGCCAAACGGGGAGCGCCTGCGATGAAGGACATCGGTTTTTTACCTACTTATACAGGGACCGTCGTCCATGACTGCATGAAAGGATATTTTAATGAGAATCATAGCTATTCCCATGCCTTGTGTAATGCCCATTTGCTCCGGGAATGCATCGGGATCGCCGAGCATGACGGACATGAGTGGGCGAAGCAGATGAAGGATCTGCTGACGGAGGGCTGGACCCAGGCGCTGCGTTCCCGTCAAGCAGGGGTTCCTTTGGAGACGGAGGTCATTCAATCGTTTTGCAAACGGTACGACGCGATTCTCCAAACGGGCGAAGGTGAATGGTCGAAAGACTGGGTACGGGCCAAAACGTGTAAAAAAGGACGGGCCATTAAGAGCAGGGCCGGCAACTTGGGAGAACGCTTTTTGGTGTACAAAGAAGCGATTCTCAAGTTTCTTTGGTGTCCCGAAATTCCCTTTGATAACAACCAAGCCGAACGTGATCTCCGAATGGTCAAGGTCAAGCAAAAAGTCTCCGGTTCGTTTCGTACAGAAGCCGCGGCGCAATGGTTTGCCCGCTTACGGAGCGTCGTCTCCACCTACATTAAACAACAACTCCCTGTCCTTGCCTCGCTATCTCTTGCCTTTTCTGGTAACCCTGTTTTGAAGTGACCTAAGTAGTAACCAGAGGAGGCATTAAGCTGCATGTCGCTTTTTCGCATGGGCAGCGTTCTCCCGTGAAAGTGGTCGAGTCGATTGCCCGGCGCAATGACGCTCCATTTGGAGAAGTCTTGGCCGATAAGGACTACCTTTTAGTCCAGGATCGAGCGTATGGAAAAATCGGTCGATTGGATCAATATGTGCAGCAAGGTCAGTCCTTTGTGATTCGTCTGAAAGACAATCTCCATTTGGTGATGCCGCGAAAGCTTCAGCGACCGGCGGAAGGAGATACCAAAATTGTACGCGATATCACCTGTTATATTGGTCAAGGGAAATGCCAGTCCGCCCAGCGCCACCGCGTCGTTGAATTTGAAAATGACCGGGGTGAAGTCGTACGGGTCGTGACCGATTTGAGAAAAGAGTCCGCTCATGTGATCGCTGAAATCTACAAGGCCCGCTGGCAAATTGAAGTCTTTTTCCGCTGGATTAAACAGCATCTGAATGTGCCCTGTCTATTCGGAACGACCGAAAATGCGGTATATAGCCAGTTATATGTGGCCTTTTGTGTCTATGTGCTTTTAAAGTGCCTATACGATACCGTTCAACCTAAAGTCCCAACCTTTGCTCAATTGACCTTTTGGGAATTTATGCAGTATTGGCGTATGTTTAATCTTCCGCTGGAGTGGCAGGTTCAGTTTAATCTGCTCAGGCGTAAAGGTCATCCTGGCATTTTGTCCCTCCCATAATATGGGTAATCAACACGCCTACATTATATAGAAGATTTATTGGAACCAAGCTAGTAAATAACGATTATAAACTGATTTATTCAACAAACAAAAAACACCAAGTATCGAATGTACAAACGACACTTGGTGCTTTTTTGATTTTAATGACATTTTTTATAAATCACCAATCTTCCGTCAAATTCAATTCTCTTTTACAGATGTCACATTGCACATAAATAACCAAACCCAGGCTAGTTGGAGTGAACACATAAGAGAATTTCGCTCCTGTTACATCAATAGGCTTACATGAATCCCATTCCTTTATCTTCTGTTTCATCTCCTCAGTAATTTCAAACAACATCTTATCCCCTCCATTATTTTTTAAAGTTCGTTTATTTAATAAATCTCTTAACGTTAAATGGTGTGTTGATTATTTAAACTTAAGCATACTTTATTTTAGTGGTTATATGCCCGTTTGAGTATCAATTGGTACATCTTGAAAAAAATATCTTATCGAGTGTTCTCATGAATCTTCAACAACTGATTCAAGACAAAAATCCTTTGAACTTTATCTTCAGCAAACATAAACATTTGCTTCTTATATTTGGATCCTAAGTATCGCTCATTTTTCTCATAAATGTTGAGTAATTGTGGATGTAGCTTATACATCATCATAATCCATTAATTAACAATACCCTTTATTCAAAAATACAGCTCCTATTATAATATTTTCTCCATCTTATAATTATTAATCCTGCCCTTTTAAGCACACTCTTAGCTTCTTATTAAAAAATCTTTAAAGCGGGTTAATAACTGTCTAACTACAAAATACAAAGAGCTCTCCTAATTTTAGGAAAGCTCTTTGTACTTTAGTGGATTATGTTTATTACCTTGAATTACACTGATCCTTAAGCCACTGTTCTACAATCTCGTCAATAAAAATTATTCTCCTCCGTATTCTCACATGAGGAATTTGTTTCTCTCTTACCATGGTATAAATACTATCAGTTGAGACATTCAAGTACTCAGCAATCTCATTAACAGTAAAAGTTTTATTCACGTAATATCACACTTCCTTTAAGCAAATTAATTTTTCTGTTAGAATGATGTTTGAATATTGTGGACATTCCTCTTGTCCGCGCCTGTTCCTCACAGGCCAAGACAGTTCCCGCTGTAATTACGCATCCCAAATGCGGTAAAATGACATGTTTATTTAGGCATGTCTAAAATTCGTAAATTTTATTACGTATAAGCAAATGTTCTTATCCGAGCATTTTATTAATCATCTTTAGTAAACTACACTTTGAGAGTATCTACTCATAGTGTTTTTTGATGAGTAAATTTATCAAATCACCAATCCAAATGTCTATTAGAGACTTTACACAAGTTAGTATACCCATCTCAATTTCTTCATTAAAAATTCTCAGTTAAAGTGAGGGTATTAAAAGATTAATAAATAAATACTTAGTATTTTCAACCAAATTACTCAGTTTGACTGAGGAAAATCAACCCACTCTTTTATCTGATGTATGATTTTTATCAATGGTAATTAGTTTGGATGGTGATGAATTTGGTTAGTTATCGTAAGAATCGAAGTTATCATAGTAAATATCGAAGTGAACCAATTAAAAAAGCATCTCAATATTTACTGGCTGTTACTAATAAAGAAAAAGATACAATCAAAAATAATTTAAGAAGCATATTAACAAAATTAAACCATCAAGATGTACTAATGATTCAGAGCAACAAATCATTATGGGAGCAGTTAATGTTAAAATCGGACTACCATCTAAGACGGATTTTATGCAAAAAACTATTTAATTTAAATGAAAGCCACCTTATGGATGCACTTAGCTATTCTTCTGGCTCAGCTAACCAACTTTTCAGTAAAACAGGGATTCCCGATCTTACAAGAGCCTTTCAAATTGGCATGCTTTTCGGGCACCCTTGGCAGATGCTAAATAAAAATACCCCCGATGAGTTATCTTACTCTTCTTTTTCAGAGTATTATTATCACGGGGTTGCTAAAAGGATCAACTTCAAGACATTAGGAAATGAAAAATCCAACGTAAAAAGTATCACCGGTTATGTTATTACCGATCCCCAAAAGCTCTTCCGACAAGAGCTCACTCCGGTTACTGGACGTTGGGTTACTACATTTCCGGAAATGGATTATTTCGAATTCCATCTCACTTCAGAGCTTTTATTAGATAAACAAACTCTAAAGAAAATCTTGAGCGTTTTTCCGGAAGCAAATGACGTTGTAGGAACCTATATCCCTTTTCGCCCACAGCATACAGCTTTATGGATTATGACTCAAAAGCCTGGAATGGAATCACAGTACAATAGAATAAAAAAAGAATTAGCTGAATACCGATATAAAACAGCCTTCTTATACACAAAATCATAATTAAAATTGTCGTCACCTCTCCTTAGGATAGGTGACTTTTCTCATTCGGACTGAGATTTTTCAATATCCCTCTTATTAAGCAAATACTGATATCAACAAACTACTTTAAGAGGGGATTTTAAAATGGATGAGTATTTCAAACAAGATGATCCACAAAATTCAGACCAACAAAACAATATGGAACCTGAAAGAACAAAAGAATCTTTTCGTCAGAATGCTTCTTTCGACGAAAAGATTCTTTTAAATGAAGGTATGTTTTACCACTCCAGTGACGATCATGATATTAAAAAAGCAACCCGAGTGAGGATTGAGAACATGCTCTATGCGAATACCCTTCAGCAAACAGAAGCACCTGTAAGTACATATATCGGACGACAAGGTATTAATCAGTGGATCTTGGATAATAACGTGCTCACCGATATCCCAACAACTTTTCTAAAAAAATATCTATATAGTAAGAAGGCAAGGGACGCTTTTTATTTTTACAGAGATGAATATTTACTAATTCTAGAATTGACTCAACGCCTTTCTGGACATCTAAAAACACCTGCCCATAAACTTATGGATGAACACCTTCTAGATCAAGAAGTATGGTCGTATTTGTCAACATCCTTTGCAACAACAAAGTCAAAGCAACGTCTCATAAATTCTTTGATTACCTACATTACTGGGGTTACTGGATACGATACTAAAGAAGTTCTTTTATTTCCCCCAGTAAAAAATCTCAAAAAAATGGTTCATCCAAAGTTGGAATTGTACACAAAGCAATTAACGAAAGAAGGAAAATCCAAAAACACCATAAACACATACAAGAATCACATCAATTGTATGCTGTCCTGGCTAGTTAACAATATGAAAGATTTCACAGGGTATGAGTTACACAACATTCCTATCTTATCAATTAAAGAGATTCATCTACAGGAATTTCGGTCCTACCTATTGATGAAACAACGAAAAGGAGATTATCGTTCCATCACTATTAGTGAATGCATCTATGATGTTAAGAACTTTTTTGTATTTCTAAAAAAATCGTTTGGTTTTCCAAATCCAGCAAGAAAACTAAAATCGATAAAAGCACCTCGCTATCATTTCCGAGACCTGCCTACTGAAGAACAACTCATTGAATTTTTTAATGTCATTGATATGTATTCCGAAAGTCCACTTTTGGAGTCTGTCGCTTTTCAACTCATGGTTACACTTGGCCTTCGTTCAATGGAAGTATCACATGTATCGTGGAATGACATCAACTTGGAGACTAAAACAATTATGATTCAAAGTAAAGGAGGAAAATACCACATACTACCGTTAGCAGGTAAACTCTATCGCAACTTAGAGTTGTTCCAACGTTTTCCTTTAACGAAAAAGTACTTATTTGGTGATGATCCGGTTAAGATTGTAAGTCAGCTCAAAGAGAACTACAAATTATATAGTCACGTTGCTGGATGGAATTTCCCTGGCGCATTACATTTATTCCGTCATTGCTTCGTAACGAATCTAGCGGGAAAGAACCCCCCTCCTCAAATACTAAAAGAACTATCCCGGGTGGTAAAGATGGATACAGTAAGTTTGTATACTCATCTCAATCAACGAACGAATTGGCTTTCTCAACAAATTAATAAGCTTGACTATTCACCTCAGGGAGGTAAATGATTATGCCTATTTACGACATGGAATTTGAAATGGATCTTTCCTTAGGAGATAAGATTAAAGAAATGGCTGAAGCCTTTGGTCCCGATAAATTCCTGCAGGTATTAAATCAAATGGACTGGGTTCCAAAAAACACAACTACCAGCAAGCCGGCAGAGCATGTGTTACTTCAAGAAGCTGTTGAATATTATTTTTCTAGTGATTCATATACAGAACTTGCAAAATCATCGAAAGAAGCCTACCGCTATGAAATGGGTATGTTCATCAAATTTTGTAATAAGCATTTTCAGGAGCCTGATTTCAAATCGGTTTGTACCTCTCCATTTTTAGGCAGTTATTTAGCACTGGTTAAAAATAAAAACACACGAAGTAAAAAGGCTGCATTTCTAAGAAGCTTTTTAAGAACCGTTCTTGACCATTTTTATGAAGAAAATATTAATAACTCAACTTTCGCAGCACAAATCTCCAAACAAACCCTTGATATAGCTGGGTAAACTAGAGATCCAATCTTGTAGTTGACAAAAAACAGCTGTTTTGTTCTTCTTGGTTTTGGCCTCTGACATTTCGAGAAATAAACTCATGAGTTGCTGAAGCGCGGTCTGGAAGTCCAGATCGCGAACTTCATCTGCAAAGAGGAAAAAGAGTCCTCCCAGTGTCCGGTCATCACTCGATTGACGCCGTTCGTATTCCATTGCCAAATAACGGCTGAACACAATCGTTGTGTGACTGATCAATTGGTCGAAGGAACGGCCTTGAAATTCGGTACCCAGTTTCAAATAGCTTTTGGTGACTTTGAAAAAAGTCTCTATACTCCAGCGCATACCGTAGATTCGTACAATTTCAGCAGCATCCAGCGTTACGTCTGTACTTAAAATCGCCAGCCATTCCCGTTTTTTATTCCGGTTACGGACAAAAACAAGCTTCACGGGCAGATCACAGGTCGTGTGTACGATGACGGAGCCTTTGATGTCTTTTGAATTGGACTTCGGAAGGCTTTGAAAAACTTCACTTAGCGTCATTCGCTTGCCTTGAACCAGATAGCGCTGTTTCATTTCCTTGACCATACCAATCACAGCGAGGCCTTTGCCTGTGAGCTGACGAAGCAGTGGAGCTTGCGTAAACCAGCTATCCATGAGTACGTAATCGGCGGTGAATCCTGCACGTAAAGCCCGTTCCAGCAAGGCAACAACGGCATCCGGCT
The sequence above is a segment of the Paenibacillus sp. FSL R7-0204 genome. Coding sequences within it:
- a CDS encoding IS4 family transposase, yielding MVQQHSLSEQSRFSKLFASLHIGKALRHAGISKSFGLSSLAVFQIVFSLVFEGKNWFRLLESDRRADLPGKDVIYRFLNQASFAWRRFLQTLSLRTVQGFESLISSTRVRVFIIDDSVLSRNRSKKAELLARVFDHSTGKFTKGYTMLTLGWSDGFSFAPLDFAMLSSAKLANRLCEMASNLSKRSNGYKRRMEAFSRKPDAVVALLERALRAGFTADYVLMDSWFTQAPLLRQLTGKGLAVIGMVKEMKQRYLVQGKRMTLSEVFQSLPKSNSKDIKGSVIVHTTCDLPVKLVFVRNRNKKREWLAILSTDVTLDAAEIVRIYGMRWSIETFFKVTKSYLKLGTEFQGRSFDQLISHTTIVFSRYLAMEYERRQSSDDRTLGGLFFLFADEVRDLDFQTALQQLMSLFLEMSEAKTKKNKTAVFCQLQDWISSLPSYIKGLFGDLCCES
- the tnpC gene encoding IS66 family transposase gives rise to the protein MDVSPQQVLQISKGDPEIAGFIQMLLEQNQRLQQIVDAQAKEIQTLKKRVHELERQLQQKSHNSSKPPSSDGLRKPPNLRTPGGPKGAPKGHPGTTLHVIDNPDEVVVCELTTCPDCLGSLADAPCVGEERRQEFDLPVSRIWTTEFRAEQRYCACCQKVQRAAFPSHITAPAQYGPRMAAWTVYLHAFHFLPLQRMAQLFEDWTTYRPSEGTLLSFLETAHDRFAPIEEHIRTQLHQKVKVHADETGCRVGGRTQWMHVMSDETYTLLQLHAKRGAPAMKDIGFLPTYTGTVVHDCMKGYFNENHSYSHALCNAHLLRECIGIAEHDGHEWAKQMKDLLTEGWTQALRSRQAGVPLETEVIQSFCKRYDAILQTGEGEWSKDWVRAKTCKKGRAIKSRAGNLGERFLVYKEAILKFLWCPEIPFDNNQAERDLRMVKVKQKVSGSFRTEAAAQWFARLRSVVSTYIKQQLPVLASLSLAFSGNPVLK
- a CDS encoding tyrosine-type recombinase/integrase, producing MDEYFKQDDPQNSDQQNNMEPERTKESFRQNASFDEKILLNEGMFYHSSDDHDIKKATRVRIENMLYANTLQQTEAPVSTYIGRQGINQWILDNNVLTDIPTTFLKKYLYSKKARDAFYFYRDEYLLILELTQRLSGHLKTPAHKLMDEHLLDQEVWSYLSTSFATTKSKQRLINSLITYITGVTGYDTKEVLLFPPVKNLKKMVHPKLELYTKQLTKEGKSKNTINTYKNHINCMLSWLVNNMKDFTGYELHNIPILSIKEIHLQEFRSYLLMKQRKGDYRSITISECIYDVKNFFVFLKKSFGFPNPARKLKSIKAPRYHFRDLPTEEQLIEFFNVIDMYSESPLLESVAFQLMVTLGLRSMEVSHVSWNDINLETKTIMIQSKGGKYHILPLAGKLYRNLELFQRFPLTKKYLFGDDPVKIVSQLKENYKLYSHVAGWNFPGALHLFRHCFVTNLAGKNPPPQILKELSRVVKMDTVSLYTHLNQRTNWLSQQINKLDYSPQGGK
- a CDS encoding IS4 family transposase, which gives rise to MKLHVAFSHGQRSPVKVVESIARRNDAPFGEVLADKDYLLVQDRAYGKIGRLDQYVQQGQSFVIRLKDNLHLVMPRKLQRPAEGDTKIVRDITCYIGQGKCQSAQRHRVVEFENDRGEVVRVVTDLRKESAHVIAEIYKARWQIEVFFRWIKQHLNVPCLFGTTENAVYSQLYVAFCVYVLLKCLYDTVQPKVPTFAQLTFWEFMQYWRMFNLPLEWQVQFNLLRRKGHPGILSLP
- a CDS encoding excisionase family DNA-binding protein, which gives rise to MNKTFTVNEIAEYLNVSTDSIYTMVREKQIPHVRIRRRIIFIDEIVEQWLKDQCNSR